CGGATCCGTCCTGCTGGCCGGCGTCCTGCTCAAGATGGGCACGTACGGGTTCGTCCGCATCCTGCTCCCCATCACCCCCGACGGCATGGCCACCATGGCCCCCTACCTGGGCGCCTTCGCCGCCGTCGGCATCGTCTACGGATCGCTCGCCTGCCTCGCGCTGGCCCGCAAGGGGAACAAGGGCGACCTCAAGCGCCTCATCGCGTACTCCTCCGTCGGCCACATGGGCTTCGTCCTCCTCGGCATCGCGTCCATGACCCCCACCGGAGTCAACGGTGCGCTCTTCGCCAACATCGCCCACGGCCTGATCACCGGCCTCCTCTTCTTCCTGGTCGGCGCCCTCAAGGACCGCTACGGCACCGCCGACCTCGACACCCTCGCCGGGGCCACCGGCGCCGCCCTCTACGGCCGCGCCCCCCGCATGGGCGCCTTCCTCGCCTTCGCCGCCGTCGCCTCCCTCGGCCTGCCGGGCCTGGCCGGCTTCTGGGGAGAGATGCTGGCCCTCTTCGGCGCCTTCGACCCCGCCGAGGGCCTGTCCCGCCCCGCCTTCCTCACCTTCATGGCCATCGGCGCGTTCGGCACCCTGCTCACCGCCGCCTACTTGCTGATCGTCGTACGGCGCGTCTGCATGGGAGACCCCAAGGACGGCCCCGAGCTCGCCGTCGCGGACATCCAGCACTACGAGTTCGCCGCCTGGACCCCGCTCGTCGCCCTCACCGTCCTCGCCGGCCTGTGGCCCGCGGTCCTCCTCGGCCTCACCGACCCGGCCGTCCAGAAGCTCCTCGCAGGAGGCAACTCATGACGGCCCTGACGGTCCTCTCCGCCGAGACCCCCAGCCTGGTCCAGTCCGTCGACTGGCTCGCCATCGCGCCCGTGGTGATCACTGCCGCCGTCGGCCTGCTCGTCCTCGTGGCCGACCTCTTCGTGTCCGAGCGCCACAAGCCGCTCCTCGGCTGGATCTCGGTCGCCGGCCTGGCAGCCGCGACGGCCACCCTGCTGCCGCTGCGCGCCGGCGACCGCACCACCTTCTGCCTCACCAACGACCCCGCGGCCTGCAGCTACGCCGCCGACCACTTCGCGCTCGTCATCCAGTTCCTGGTGCTGGCCGGAGCCCTGGTCACCGCCCTGCTGTCGGTCACGGCCGTCCGCGACACGCCCATGCCCGCCGGAGAGTACTGGTTTCTGCTGCTCTCCTCCGCCGCCGGCGCGGCCCTACTGCCCGCATCCCGCGACCTCGCCACCCTGATCGTCGCCCTCGAAGTCGCCTCGCTGCCCGCCTTCGCCCTCGTGGGCATGCGGCGCGGCGACCGCCTCTCCTCCGAGGCCGCCCTCAAGTTCTTCCTGTCCTCCGTCACCGCCACCGCCGTGTCGCTGATGGGCGTCAGCTTCGTCTACGCCGCCACCGGCTCCCTGCACCTCACCCAGATCGCCGACCGCCTCGAAGACGTCCCCGGACAGCTCGACACCCTCGCCATGGCCGGCGTCGCGCTCACCCTCGTCGGCTTCGCCTTCAAGACCGCGGCCGTCCCCTTCCACTTCTGGGTCCCCGACACCTACGTCGGCGCCCCGCTGCCCATCGCCGGCTACCTCTCCGTGATCGGCAAGGCCGTCGGCTTCACCGGCCTCATCCTCGTCACGGTGATCGCCTTCCCGGCGTACTCCGACATCTGGGGCCCGGCCCTCGCCGTCCTCGCCGCGCTCACCATGACCGTGGGCAACGTCGGTGCACTGCGCCAGTCCGCCGACCGCCCGAACAGCGCCGTACGGCTGCTCGCCTGGTCCTCGGTCGGCCAGGCCGGCTACCTGCTGGTCCCGATCGCCGCGGCCGCGTACTCCGGCCGCGACCAGATCGGCTCCACCGTCGCCTACGCCCTGATGTACGCCGCCGTGAACCTCGGCGCCTTCGCCGTGGCCGCCCTCGTCGCCCGTACGAAGCCGCTCCACCGGATCAGCGACTACCGCGGGCTGTACGCCGAGCGCCCGCTGGCCGCCCTCTCGCTGGCCTTCTTCCTGCTCTGCCTGGCGGGCCTGCCGCCGGGCATCATCGGGCTCTTCGCCAAGGTCACCGTCTTCCGGTCCGCGGTCGACGCGGGCCTGGGCTGGCTCGCCGTGGTCATGGCGATCAACGTCGTGATCGCCCTGTACTACTACCTGCGGTGGACCGCGCTCCTCTTCCGCGTGCCGGAGGGCGCCGAGGGCTCCGAGGGTGCGCAGCCCCGTACGAAGGCCCCCTGGCCCGTGACGGCAGCCATCGTCGTCACCGCGATCACCGCGGTCGTCCTCTCAGGCGCCCCGCAGCTGATCCTGCGGGTCGCGTCGGGCAGCCTCTTCGCGCAGTAGCCCGCACGAGGCGGCCCCGCCCTCACCCGCACGGAGCAACGCCCGCCGCGGCCGTGCGCCCTGGGAACCAGACGCCCTCACCTCGCGTTGACCAGGAAGGGAGGGTCCACTGGACCGTAGACCCTCAGACCCATGACGGGCTCCCCCTGCCGCACCACTTGGAGGGCGTACCGTGCACCGCCGGCACAACGGGCTCAAGACCGCCGTACTCCTCGGCGGGCTGTCCGCACTCATCATCCTCATCGGAAGCTTCTTCGGGCGGGGCGGCCTGATCGTCGCCGTGGTCATCGCCCTCGGGACGAACGCCTACGCGTACTGGAACAGCGACAAGCTGGCTCTACGCGCGATGCGCGCCCGCCCCGTCAGCGAGTTCGAGGCTCCCCAGCTCTACCGCATGGTGCGCGAGCTCTCCACGTCCGCGCGCCAGCCCATGCCACGCCTCTACATCTCGCCCACCGAGGCCCCCAACGCCTTCGCCACCGGCCGCAACCCGCGCAACGCCGCGGTCTGCTGCACCGAGGGCATCCTGCGCATCCTCGACGAACGCGAGCTGCGCGGGGTCATCGGCCACGAGCTCAGCCACGTCTACAACCGG
Above is a genomic segment from Streptomyces sp. NBC_01233 containing:
- a CDS encoding complex I subunit 4 family protein, with protein sequence MQFLLAFIVAAPLLGAAAALLPAPPGLKGRSPEQAVLRHGVTVTGVILAAAIALTLGFDHDAPSRFQATTDISWIPALDVRIHLGVDGISLPLLLMTALLFFLCALYSYFKLPAGPSPKAFVALLLVLESGTLATFAVLDLLLFFLAFEMVLIPMYFLIARWGGAQRQAAAWKFILYTLLGSVVMLLGLLLIGLKSGTFDMVALATDNGRELTYTTQLLAVLAIGIGLAVKTPMWPLHSWLPDAHTAAPTVGSVLLAGVLLKMGTYGFVRILLPITPDGMATMAPYLGAFAAVGIVYGSLACLALARKGNKGDLKRLIAYSSVGHMGFVLLGIASMTPTGVNGALFANIAHGLITGLLFFLVGALKDRYGTADLDTLAGATGAALYGRAPRMGAFLAFAAVASLGLPGLAGFWGEMLALFGAFDPAEGLSRPAFLTFMAIGAFGTLLTAAYLLIVVRRVCMGDPKDGPELAVADIQHYEFAAWTPLVALTVLAGLWPAVLLGLTDPAVQKLLAGGNS
- a CDS encoding NADH-quinone oxidoreductase subunit N — translated: MTALTVLSAETPSLVQSVDWLAIAPVVITAAVGLLVLVADLFVSERHKPLLGWISVAGLAAATATLLPLRAGDRTTFCLTNDPAACSYAADHFALVIQFLVLAGALVTALLSVTAVRDTPMPAGEYWFLLLSSAAGAALLPASRDLATLIVALEVASLPAFALVGMRRGDRLSSEAALKFFLSSVTATAVSLMGVSFVYAATGSLHLTQIADRLEDVPGQLDTLAMAGVALTLVGFAFKTAAVPFHFWVPDTYVGAPLPIAGYLSVIGKAVGFTGLILVTVIAFPAYSDIWGPALAVLAALTMTVGNVGALRQSADRPNSAVRLLAWSSVGQAGYLLVPIAAAAYSGRDQIGSTVAYALMYAAVNLGAFAVAALVARTKPLHRISDYRGLYAERPLAALSLAFFLLCLAGLPPGIIGLFAKVTVFRSAVDAGLGWLAVVMAINVVIALYYYLRWTALLFRVPEGAEGSEGAQPRTKAPWPVTAAIVVTAITAVVLSGAPQLILRVASGSLFAQ